Within Citrus sinensis cultivar Valencia sweet orange chromosome 1, DVS_A1.0, whole genome shotgun sequence, the genomic segment TggccaaaaaacaaaaaaaaggaagatgaTTCTGATTCTAGGTGCACTCTTAACTCTATATATTGCCAAAAGTTCGATTACCTTTTGTGTATCTTGACATATGGTCAAACAATCCCAACACCCGTCCCCCTCCTcttccaaaatgaaaaagggcaaaaaaatgctcaaaagaaaaaaacatagaTATAGCAACGGAAGTCAATGTCTCTCATCAAGGGAATAGCAAAATAGGGAACTGAATCCAGTAACTCAAGACAAAACTAGGGTAAACTGGAATAACAGGTGCTCTGATTTAAGGTTGAACGACCTACATTTGCCCATCgtctttctaaattttttcctGTGTAGTCATCGTTTATAATGTACGGCATAACTTACAGAGGACAGACCAAACTGATGTTCAATGTAGAAACACAATTAACATTGTCATCACTTCTCATGATAGTAAATAAAGCAAGAAAATTAGGAATAGGAGGTCCATGAATACAGAGCAATCAAGATTCAAGACGACAAGGAGGCATGGAATTTATGGAATATGTTGATGATACAAACCTGAGAACAAGCCTCTTGATACCTTCCAACCGCACAAAGAAGATGAGTGCCTGACAGTGACCTGTCATTCCTGACCATGTTGGCTGCAACAACCTAGATGATCATACAGTTGTAAGGAGCCAACAGAGACATGCAGGTAGACCATTATTGCAACTCAAGTTTTGAATGAAGTTAAACAAAAGCATTTCCCCATCAATTCTCACCTTAACTGCAAGTTCAAGAAGAGACCGTGACACGGCAGAAGAAAGAGCAACGGCACGTAGAGCGTTAGCATAGAAGTAAGAACTCTCTGGAGAAGTGGAAAGCAATAAACTCACTGCAGCTTCTAAGTTTCCAACTGAGACAAGCCTGCCATAGAAAATATGTACAATTGTAACAACTTAGGTCACACTACAAAGGCAGAAGCCCTAGAGCACAGTGATGTACCATAAATCCCTTtaggtggaaaaaaaatattaagtgaAACAGACAGGATATACCATGTTAACAAATCCAGAGGTTAACCAGAACTATAAAACTAATATCGTGCAAAAAGTGATCTCAAATTGTTAATTGTGAAAACGATTTggatattatattttacaaatcCAGTGCCTAATCAAACTAAAAAGGCTGTTACAGGAGCAAACAGGCTACCCTTATCTCAAGTTTCACGCAGCTCCTCCTAGCCAGCATAAAGCAAAAGCCCAGTGATTTCGATGTTGCATATCAAGGGGcggttaaaatttttaaagatagtCAAAGCCAGTAGAGACTGCATGAAAGAAGCTCAAATTTTTCCATgcttaaatttgattaaaagaCTGTTATAGCGAGAAAAGATCCTGTCCTTAATCAAACAAGTTGACATGGTTACAGGCCTACCATGCCTAGCCCATGATGAATTAATGCATATTATATATTTCGAACTAAAACTGAAATTATTTTCTGCTATTACAGCGCTGCTTGTATCATGCAGCaaaaagaagttaaaagtAGCTAGTTCATTCAATAAATTGTGTAgagcaaatttaaaataatattgaatttaccCATAAATCACTACGGGAAATTCCCTCCAGTTAATTCCATCCCATCCTACCTCCTATTAAATCCTGAATGATGAAGCTAGGCTAAGCTTACATCCATGACCTTTCAACATGCTGCCATCTTCGGAAAAACAATTGAATTACATTAACTCAATGAGAACAGACATAGCAAGACTAAGATGGACAACATACTCATGTACACGGTTCTGTATAGCCTGTTCCCCTTCCAATTTCTCATGCCAAGTAATACGCTCAGCAGCAGTTTCCCACAACTCCTCTTGCTCGAAAGCCATTAATCTGAGTTGACCTTCACTCTGCTAACCAAAAAGCCAAATTTGCAATAGAGAAGAATATAAGAAACAATTAACCTTATCAATGTCTAAAGCATGGAAGATGAGTAACAAGAGACACAAAAAACAGCAACTGAATTGAAACTTTCCAGAGAAACTCGCAAATGGTTTACATTAATTGACTTACCAATGAATCCCTCCTCTCAGTTCCTGGCGTTGACTTTCCCTTTGACGTAATCCTACTCAGCATAGTATCTTCAAGCTCTGAATTAAAAGCTAAGTGGGGGGCTTTTTGTGGAGAcctctttaattttctcatcAAATGGTTAAGAGCACGGGGCAATTGTAACCAAAAAAGTGCTTCAGAGGTTTCGCCAAAGACTGCAGCAGCGAAGGCAAACCTTGCAGCATAACCTTTATTCACTACGGTAGCATACAGTCTTGCCCTCTCATCATCAAGTATGCAGCCTGGGGCAATAAAATATCTATAGCAGGTAAGAATAAACCAATAGTTGAATGATTTGAAGAGAAACAATCATGGCTGCAAAACACACCCTCTTTTCGGTAAGGTTCTAATACTTTGAGAAGCATCTCTGGCACAACAGTGTCACCAATAGGAGGTAAACCAATCATGTAACTGCGAAGATCCTTCTGGGACGACGGAGTTCCAGGAATCAAATGAGGCCTCTTCTTTATAGTTGTGCTACAAGTATTAAACCAAGAAGGCTTCACACCCAATTGCAAGATCATCTGCAATGCCTATACCAAAATAAACAATGTTTCATTAGTAGCTCCCCAAAAGAAGAGCATCCCTATTGATCTTCTAAAAGCACATTAATCTTCTGAGATGCAGTAGTCTTTGCATTAGATATCAAGATCAGTGAGTTCTGAAAAACTGTTTGCATGTCTCCCCATCTCATCtagataataaacaaaaaagattaagTTCCCTCATTTGCTAATAGGccgaataaaatttttcaatgtcCTTTTTTCGGTTCCTTTCATATCAGTTTGCACCcctaatttcttataaaaatcCTACTTCACTTCAGCCAAAATAATTATCTACCTTTGAAAAGGCTATAAGCTCCCTTGACATTGTTCAGTACAACACGGATGGGTCTAATATAAGGTCCAAATAGCACATGAAACAGTACAACTTGTCTAAGTATGCTGAAATGGAAAAGGAGTATGAGAAGGAAAGTAATAGTTACCAGTGCATGTGATGTAGGAAGTAATATGGGTAAGCATAAAGGCATAGGACGGAATCTCTCTTTAATAGCTCGAGACTGGGATGTGTagccaatttttttctcactTCTGAATGCAACGAACAAGATTACTTAGcaggaaaataattattcatgATATATGAAAATCACCTATTAACATCCCCcttaataaaaagacaaaagaaactCAAAAGCAAATGATAGGTGCTTACGTGTTAACCTCAATAAGGCGGAAGCTGCTGTCAGCTCCAGCAATACATAATACTAATGGGTCATTTTTATCAGTCCTTGTAGGCAACCAATCCAGTTCCAACACAAGAGTTCCAGGAAATTGAGGTTGTAGAAGGGAATTGGCTAATGGGTCCTGTGAATCCtgtgaaaagaattttatacaGAGTCAAGATCAAATGACGAAAAGGAAATTTTAGTGCATCACAGAACAAAAAGCACTTTCAATGTCCTTCATGAAGTAGAATATGTAGCATGACATGCTTAATTTTCACATATTTTGAGTAATGTAAATAGGAGTTGGAGTTCTCAGTACACTACCAATACTTAAACCTTACAACAATAGCTAGACATGGATAACAGGAGTCACTGGGAGATGGAAGAAACagctattatttatttatttagtttatacAACATAAAAAGAAGAGTTAGTCTACAGCTTACAAGATCAAATACAGAAAATGTATTGTCATGAAACAGCACAGCAATACGCCCTCGACTGCGATCTCCAGGAACAACAGGTGAGAATTTGATTCTCCGGATTCCTTCTCTATGAGTACTGAATTGGGAAGAATGTCCAGTTGTTACATCCCACCATCTTATGTTTCCTGACCTATCTCCCATAACCTGAGACATTATGAAGACAATAATTATCAAGACAGAAATCTTGAAAGGACCACAGTTCTGATTCAGAACACCGATCTGATGACATTATTTGGAAAGATACGATACATACAACATGAGGCAAGCGATAGGCCATGGCTGTAATTAACCCATCAGATGAAATGAATGAGGAAGAAGGCCATTTCGGTCTAGAGACAAGAAAAAAAGACATGCTTGGTGAGAAAATGACCATATTGTGGTACTATAAATAcgtgttgaaaaaaaaaaataaatcataccTCAAAAGTATCATAAATCAtgatttctatttcttttacaGGACGAGAGATGGGTGGTGTACTAAATAGAAATACATTCCCACGTTTCTCATTAAATATCATATGTGATCACTCTTTTCATATTATTGACAACTGAAGAATGATAAGCAACAAAACACAGCCAAAGGCTTCATTAAAATTGCTTGAGCATATGAAGtgttaacaaaattaatcatgaGCGCAGATCACAGTATACTTTAGCTTGAAGAAATAGTAAACATGCAGCCAAGCCTTAACAAAGCCTCAGATATGGAACCATCACAAGAATATGACCAAAGCAAGTTTCAGAAAAGATCCACTCAGAAATAGTAAAACTTCAAGACAAATAAAATTCCCAAGTCTTGTACTCTTAAATGAAAATCTACTAGTGCTGAGGTGGTGGCATAATATGCATTCCAATGAGATCTAAAATATAATGGAATAACtaactattattttcttctgaaAAATGCTGATTCCACAAGACATAAATTTACAAGCAAAAGTGATAATACCTGAAGTCCCGAATCCGCCGCCCATGAACCTCAAGAACTAACTATTATTTACTTCTGAAAAATGCCGATTCCACAAGACATAAATTTACAAGCAAAAGTAATAATACCTGAAGTCCCGAATCCTCCGCCCATGAACCTCAAAAACACCAAGTGCCCCATTAGCTAGTGCAAATGCAAAACTTTCAGAGGTGTCATCTTGAGATCCTTCAGAGCTTGCATCCTCTGCAGAAaaaaaggattttattttatgttcaaACAACTTACAATACCCAAGAAAATCAGAAACTACAATCTTAAACCACCAGCTggcctatatatatatatatataagcatAATAAGTAAAGAAGCTCACTAGAATCTGATGAAGATGCTATTGTTGGAGTAGATACTCCATCTGTAGTATCAGCTTTATGATCTTTTGAAGACAAAGATGATTGCCTTGAAGGACCAGTTTGACTTGGCCATGGAACTGTTGGAAGAGTCCATTCCAATACCGTGAATGGAAGTGCTAATGATCTAAGCTACATGGAGGtataaagaataataaataatttaaccgAAAGGAAAGTGATAagccaaaaaacaaaaacacaaaaacatgCCTCCTTCACGACATGAAGTAACACTTGCAAGGACATAATTAAAAGCAAATCTTTCACTGTCTCTATTACTAAAATCAATGTAACTGATGACTTTTTTCTGCTTCCATCAAATGATAGCCACaaaataatcatgaaactGATAATCCTTTCCCACTGTTGCAACATTATAATGCACATATGTAGAAACATTGCTAAGATAGATTgatcaaatttcaatatatcTGGTGATGGTTGAACGCAACAAATTTCGATGAATACAATAGCACCGACAGTTGGGTCCCTACTAGACGAACTAGAGGGCTAAAAgatttatatattgaaaaagTCATAAGGGAGAAGGATTTAGATATGGAGAAGCTTATCAAAActttcaaagaagaaaaaaaagctaaaatataaaaggCTGGCAAACATCATAACCAATTACGTTGAACTTCTATCATTCTCTTTCACAAAAGAAACATTCTAAAGCCACTGACTACacagcattttttttttttaaagtaaataagaGTTAACATTTGTATAAGCCAGTTAGCAGAGACCTACAGAACAAATGCTAAGCtattagaatttatttcaAGCAGAAATAGGGAAATGAGCAGGCATCAGCCAAATTACCATGATGGGATTTTTTGTCATTGCCCAAACCTCTACAGGGGCATCACGAAACAGAATTAGAAGATACCTGAAATTTATTAGAACCATAAGAACAGCATCAGCATGAGTTCCATATCTGGTCCAACAGTAAAAAGATAAGGTTGGACAGGAATGTGGTATTAATGAAGCCAAGCCAGTGACAACCTATCAGTAGCTCAACTTAGCACTACAATCAAACAAATTCACAATGTCATCAAAACATTATATCCAAACACctttaaataagttataacAATCAATCAGTAacctaaaaatgaaaatttcccAGTTTCCGAGATTGTACTCAGATGCATAAATGCACACGGTGcaatttctctttatttctGTCATTCTGCAAGAAACATTCCACATTCTTCCCCCACTTTTTCATTTGGTAGTAAGTTTACAGTATAAGATACTCAATCATTTACCGCCACTCTTTACTACAAAAGCCAATGCCCAAGGTATATTCTTCCCAAAAATTTCTCAAACTCTGAATAATCTTCTcaatttatcatcatctttTAGTGATGCAATTACGCCACACTTCTAGATGTTACACTTTCAATGACTTTTACATTTAAGTCTCTCTCGATAGTGCTACCTTTTACCTACTGAAACAATAGTTAAAAGGAAACACTATTCCCAACAGTTGAAAAGAGTAGGGATTACATGCTTTGTCCTCAATCTAACAAATATGAAATCCTTATGCCGTTACCAGATCCCTAAGCTTCTCCATCCACAGCCTATGCTGAGGTGAAAAATCAAGTTGATTTTGTAAGAATTATTTTACTCAATAAAGCAATttgcaaatatttttctaCCTACCCAACAGGgacatttcattaatatttccGATCTAACAGGAAATGGAAAACCAAGTTCCCCTCACTATCTATTTTTAAACCAGTTCTAAAAGCTGTAGTAAATTACAAGTAGATAACTTTCCCACCCTTATAGATTCCCATCAGAAACAAACAGGACATCACCAAGACGGGAAAAAAGTCatcaacaattttaaaacTGAACTTCATTAATATTTCCCACCTAACAGGAAATGATGCGCCAAATTTCCCTCATTATCTATTCTTAAACTTGTTCTAAAAGCTCTGGCAAGTTACAAGAACTAGGTAACTTTCCTGCCTTTATAGATTCCCATTAGAAACAAGCAGGTTATCACCATGACAAGAAGTTAAAATCATCGaatttgttttaagttttcaccataatcaaatgaaatgtAATTTCATGAGAAAGATGCATGCCAGATTCTAGCTTCTAAggcacaaatatttttaatatgtaaggTACCAAAGACAGAATTGTACATTGCGTCTTCCAATGATGAAACATtgataaagagaaaaacatGACAATAAAGGAGCATTCACACATCCAAGCAAAAGTGTAAGGATGCTTTCAAGTGAGCGTGTGATGGCATAACAATTAACACGAGAAACAAGGCTAGGAGAGAACCTTCCAGACGAAGAAGCCCTTAAGGCTCTTATAGGTGCACGTTCAGGCTTTTGCAGAACCCGAAATGCTCTATTAATTCCACTTCTAAGACAGGTAACCACAAGCCTGTTAATGTAACCTCCAGATTTCTCATTTACCTGATTTCCACAAagtaaatgttaaaaaatacaatactAATCCCACTTCTAAAACATGTAACCACAAGCCCGTTAATATAACCTCTCAGTTTTTTCATTTACCTGATTCCACAGAGTACACGTTAAATTacaaagttttaatttaaaaaaaaaattatctaattacAGGCATTCCAATTATAAAGGGCAAAGGTAAAAGAAAAGCCATacgatctctctctctctctctcaaatgataaataataagtaaaatgataaaaatttgaaattcaaatgtcATGTACCTGACTGTAAGAAAATGAAACCAGTCTAGAATTTCCAAGCCATCGCAATCCCCTGACAGTACCATTATGAACAGAAAAACTTGCAGTAACAGCATTGGCAGATACATCAACAACATCAACTGCCCCACTTTGGGTTCCCAAAGCAACAAGAGGAACAGCAACAGCAGGATAGTTTCCCCCACCTTCACATAATATTATCTCACTAATCAACTAATGATTCTTACAATGCACATAATAAGGACAACTCCTAAACATTTAATGAAGGTAAAAACTGGCAGGATGAGACTAACGGGCCAAAGTAGCTGTTAAAGAGGGGGATGGCACAGCCAACATGGTCACAGTTGAAGAAAGAATCTGAAGCTGCCCATCTAAGCTGACCTGCAGTAGTGAATTGGCCAGTTAAGTGTAAATGGGATGTCCCAAGGATTTGTAGAAAGAAGAATGCTTCTACTCACCTACTCATCATTGATAATGCTTAATCAAAGGAGAGAATAAAGTGCATCTGTGCTAGGATGCAAACTTGATATAGTTGAAAAGGAACTCAAAAAGATAGCCAATTAGCCACACTAGACTAGATTAAGAATGTCTAGCAAAAGTGACAACCTTACAATCTCATGCCACTCTTCAAATTCCCAATAACTGTATCCAATTCATTAAGTTAAACGGGCAATGCTTTCATACATcatgtgttttttaaataatagttttccCAACTTTCCTGTCTCTCTGAGCCCAGGCAAAAGGAATTTGAGTCCTAAGAAGTTCAAGAACCATCATCCTGATGGAGCAGTGTACTATAGTGAAGAACTAGTCTATGGTTAAGAGATTCCATCGGAATTTGAGGTTCCAAAAGGAGACAGACCATAAAACTAAAAACGATAACCATACAATTTGTcagaaattactaaaaaagaTTTATTCCAAGGATGAACTTCATTCAAAATAATAGCAATGGTTGCAACATTAATAGATTTCAACATGAATGTTAAAAGGGAAAAGGAAACCCACAAGTTGAGAATGACTGTATGAGTGTTGCAACAAATctgaataagaaattattcaaactCCATATCCAATTCTAGGGTCATATGATAGTAAAAGGCCTTTTGAAACTAGCACTTAATACAAGGaagtttgtataaaattatcactaAGTAATAGTTCTAGGTTGCAGAAGACACGTTTATAATTCAAACTCCATATCCAATTCTAGGGTCATATGATAGTAAAAGGTCTTTTGAAACTAGCACTTAATACAAGGAAGTTTGTATAAAACTATCACTAAGTAATAGTTCTAGGTTGCAGAAGATACGTTTATTCACAAACCTTAAATGACATATCTGCCTGACTGGAGGTACTGTTTGATGGCCGGTTTCTGCTGCCATTCACATGTTCTAGTTGCTTGCCTGCTTCCAGGGCTTGTACATCAGCAGAAGAAGCCATACTGTTAGTATTGGTCCCACAAAGTGCAACATCAATGACATCAGCATCCATGCCAGACTTTATGGCATCTTTTTGAAGGTCTCCAGCACCTTCGGCAGTCAAGAGCCAGTTCCA encodes:
- the LOC102615798 gene encoding uncharacterized protein LOC102615798 isoform X4, producing MSSSRPPPADSWDCNFMLPGPPSRNNFGSADLSPSGLLAFASGSSISILDSRSLQLISTIPIPPPTSAGSVASLSPFVTAVKWIPITLRCDLLSTEPGSSHLLLAAADRHGRVALLDFRLRSVVLWIDPDPNPKLGIQDLCWIVSKPDSFVLAAINGPSVLSLYNTTSASCMWKYDASPEYLSCIRRNPFDARHFCVLGLKGLLLSVRVLGQKEDEVVVKELQIQTDCTELLKLERELSAGAASLSPASGLFPLYMVKFTFSPHWRHIIFVTFPRELVVFDLQYETPLFSAALPRGCAKFLDVLADPNNDLLYCAHLDGKLSIWRRKEGEQVHVMCTMEELIPSIGTSVPSPSILAVLVSQSESTIQNVAKLCLDAPHSPSANVDIDSPFEFSDDTLLLSKTHLISISDDGKVWNWLLTAEGAGDLQKDAIKSGMDADVIDVALCGTNTNSMASSADVQALEAGKQLEHVNGSRNRPSNSTSSQADMSFKVSLDGQLQILSSTVTMLAVPSPSLTATLARGGNYPAVAVPLVALGTQSGAVDVVDVSANAVTASFSVHNGTVRGLRWLGNSRLVSFSYSQVNEKSGGYINRLVVTCLRSGINRAFRVLQKPERAPIRALRASSSGRYLLILFRDAPVEVWAMTKNPIMLRSLALPFTVLEWTLPTVPWPSQTGPSRQSSLSSKDHKADTTDGVSTPTIASSSDSKDASSEGSQDDTSESFAFALANGALGVFEVHGRRIRDFRPKWPSSSFISSDGLITAMAYRLPHVVMGDRSGNIRWWDVTTGHSSQFSTHREGIRRIKFSPVVPGDRSRGRIAVLFHDNTFSVFDLDSQDPLANSLLQPQFPGTLVLELDWLPTRTDKNDPLVLCIAGADSSFRLIEVNTEKKIGYTSQSRAIKERFRPMPLCLPILLPTSHALALQMILQLGVKPSWFNTCSTTIKKRPHLIPGTPSSQKDLRSYMIGLPPIGDTVVPEMLLKVLEPYRKEGCILDDERARLYATVVNKGYAARFAFAAAVFGETSEALFWLQLPRALNHLMRKLKRSPQKAPHLAFNSELEDTMLSRITSKGKSTPGTERRDSLSEGQLRLMAFEQEELWETAAERITWHEKLEGEQAIQNRVHELVSVGNLEAAVSLLLSTSPESSYFYANALRAVALSSAVSRSLLELAVKVVAANMVRNDRSLSGTHLLCAVGRYQEACSQLQDAGCWTDAATLAATHLKGSDYARVLQRWADHVHHVEHNIWRALILYVAAGGLQEALAALREAQHPDTAAMFVLACREIYAEIITNLENSDDESGSSTNNVPDNLPGLSPENEDVRAVGEYFGQYQRKLVHLCMDSQPFNE
- the LOC102615798 gene encoding uncharacterized protein LOC102615798 isoform X3; amino-acid sequence: MSSSRPPPADSWDCNFMLPGPPSRNNFGSADLSPSGLLAFASGSSISILDSRSLQLISTIPIPPPTSAGSVASLSPFVTAVKWIPITLRCDLLSTEPGSSHLLLAAADRHGRVALLDFRLRSVVLWIDPDPNPKLGIQDLCWIVSKPDSFVLAAINGPSVLSLYNTTSASCMWKYDASPEYLSCIRRNPFDARHFCVLGLKGLLLSVRVLGQKEDEVVVKELQIQTDCTELLKLERELSAGAASLSPASGLFPLYMVKFTFSPHWRHIIFVTFPRELVVFDLQYETPLFSAALPRGCAKFLDVLADPNNDLLYCAHLDGKLSIWRRKEGEQVHVMCTMEELIPSIGTSVPSPSILAVLVSQSESTIQNVAKLCLDAPHSPSANVDIDSPFEFSDDTLLLSKTHLISISDDGKVWNWLLTAEGAGDLQKDAIKSGMDADVIDVALCGTNTNSMASSADVQALEAGKQLEHVNGSRNRPSNSTSSQADMSFKVSLDGQLQILSSTVTMLAVPSPSLTATLARGGNYPAVAVPLVALGTQSGAVDVVDVSANAVTASFSVHNGTVRGLRWLGNSRLVSFSYSQVNEKSGGYINRLVVTCLRSGINRAFRVLQKPERAPIRALRASSSGRYLLILFRDAPVEVWAMTKNPIMLRSLALPFTVLEWTLPTVPWPSQTGPSRQSSLSSKDHKADTTDGVSTPTIASSSDSKDASSEGSQDDTSESFAFALANGALGVFEVHGRRIRDFRPKWPSSSFISSDGLITAMAYRLPHVVMGDRSGNIRWWDVTTGHSSQFSTHREGIRRIKFSPVVPGDRSRGRIAVLFHDNTFSVFDLDSQDPLANSLLQPQFPGTLVLELDWLPTRTDKNDPLVLCIAGADSSFRLIEVNTEKKIGYTSQSRAIKERFRPMPLCLPILLPTSHALALQMILQLGVKPSWFNTCSTTIKKRPHLIPGTPSSQKDLRSYMIGLPPIGDTVVPEMLLKVLEPYRKEGCILDDERARLYATVVNKGYAARFAFAAAVFGETSEALFWLQLPRALNHLMRKLKRSPQKAPHLAFNSELEDTMLSRITSKGKSTPGTERRDSLQSEGQLRLMAFEQEELWETAAERITWHEKLEGEQAIQNRVHELVSVGNLEAAVSLLLSTSPESSYFYANALRAVALSSAVSRSLLELAVKVVAANMVRNDRSLSGTHLLCAVGRYQEACSQLQDAGCWTDAATLAATHLKGSDYARVLQRWADHVHHVEHNIWRALILYVAAGGLQEALAALREAQHPDTAAMFVLACREIYAEIITNLENSDDESGSSTNNVPDNLPGLSPENEDVRAVGEYFGQYQRKLVHLCMDSQPFNE
- the LOC102615798 gene encoding uncharacterized protein LOC102615798 isoform X2; this encodes MSSSRPPPADSWDCNFMLPGPPSRNNFGSADLSPSGLLAFASGSSISILDSRSLQLISTIPIPPPTSAGSVASLSPFVTAVKWIPITLRCDLLSTEPGSSHLLLAAADRHGRVALLDFRLRSVVLWIDPDPNPKLGIQDLCWIVSKPDSFVLAAINGPSVLSLYNTTSASCMWKYDASPEYLSCIRRNPFDARHFCVLGLKGLLLSVRVLGQKEDEVVVKELQIQTDCTELLKLERELSAGAASLSPASGLFPLYMVKFTFSPHWRHIIFVTFPRELVVFDLQYETPLFSAALPRGCAKFLDVLADPNNDLLYCAHLDGKLSIWRRKEGEQVHVMCTMEELIPSIGTSVPSPSILAVLVSQSESTIQNVAKLCLDAPHSPSANVDIDSPFEFSDDTLLLSKTHLISISDDGKVWNWLLTAEGAGDLQKDAIKSGMDADVIDVALCGTNTNSMASSADVQALEAGKQLEHVNGSRNRPSNSTSSQADMSFKVSLDGQLQILSSTVTMLAVPSPSLTATLARGGNYPAVAVPLVALGTQSGAVDVVDVSANAVTASFSVHNGTVRGLRWLGNSRLVSFSYSQVNEKSGGYINRLVVTCLRSGINRAFRVLQKPERAPIRALRASSSGRYLLILFRDAPVEVWAMTKNPIMLRSLALPFTVLEWTLPTVPWPSQTGPSRQSSLSSKDHKADTTDGVSTPTIASSSDSKDASSEGSQDDTSESFAFALANGALGVFEVHGRRIRDFRPKWPSSSFISSDGLITAMAYRLPHVVMGDRSGNIRWWDVTTGHSSQFSTHREGIRRIKFSPVVPGDRSRGRIAVLFHDNTFSVFDLDSQDPLANSLLQPQFPGTLVLELDWLPTRTDKNDPLVLCIAGADSSFRLIEVNTSEKKIGYTSQSRAIKERFRPMPLCLPILLPTSHALALQMILQLGVKPSWFNTCSTTIKKRPHLIPGTPSSQKDLRSYMIGLPPIGDTVVPEMLLKVLEPYRKEGCILDDERARLYATVVNKGYAARFAFAAAVFGETSEALFWLQLPRALNHLMRKLKRSPQKAPHLAFNSELEDTMLSRITSKGKSTPGTERRDSLSEGQLRLMAFEQEELWETAAERITWHEKLEGEQAIQNRVHELVSVGNLEAAVSLLLSTSPESSYFYANALRAVALSSAVSRSLLELAVKVVAANMVRNDRSLSGTHLLCAVGRYQEACSQLQDAGCWTDAATLAATHLKGSDYARVLQRWADHVHHVEHNIWRALILYVAAGGLQEALAALREAQHPDTAAMFVLACREIYAEIITNLENSDDESGSSTNNVPDNLPGLSPENEDVRAVGEYFGQYQRKLVHLCMDSQPFNE
- the LOC102615798 gene encoding uncharacterized protein LOC102615798 isoform X1, which gives rise to MSSSRPPPADSWDCNFMLPGPPSRNNFGSADLSPSGLLAFASGSSISILDSRSLQLISTIPIPPPTSAGSVASLSPFVTAVKWIPITLRCDLLSTEPGSSHLLLAAADRHGRVALLDFRLRSVVLWIDPDPNPKLGIQDLCWIVSKPDSFVLAAINGPSVLSLYNTTSASCMWKYDASPEYLSCIRRNPFDARHFCVLGLKGLLLSVRVLGQKEDEVVVKELQIQTDCTELLKLERELSAGAASLSPASGLFPLYMVKFTFSPHWRHIIFVTFPRELVVFDLQYETPLFSAALPRGCAKFLDVLADPNNDLLYCAHLDGKLSIWRRKEGEQVHVMCTMEELIPSIGTSVPSPSILAVLVSQSESTIQNVAKLCLDAPHSPSANVDIDSPFEFSDDTLLLSKTHLISISDDGKVWNWLLTAEGAGDLQKDAIKSGMDADVIDVALCGTNTNSMASSADVQALEAGKQLEHVNGSRNRPSNSTSSQADMSFKVSLDGQLQILSSTVTMLAVPSPSLTATLARGGNYPAVAVPLVALGTQSGAVDVVDVSANAVTASFSVHNGTVRGLRWLGNSRLVSFSYSQVNEKSGGYINRLVVTCLRSGINRAFRVLQKPERAPIRALRASSSGRYLLILFRDAPVEVWAMTKNPIMLRSLALPFTVLEWTLPTVPWPSQTGPSRQSSLSSKDHKADTTDGVSTPTIASSSDSKDASSEGSQDDTSESFAFALANGALGVFEVHGRRIRDFRPKWPSSSFISSDGLITAMAYRLPHVVMGDRSGNIRWWDVTTGHSSQFSTHREGIRRIKFSPVVPGDRSRGRIAVLFHDNTFSVFDLDSQDPLANSLLQPQFPGTLVLELDWLPTRTDKNDPLVLCIAGADSSFRLIEVNTSEKKIGYTSQSRAIKERFRPMPLCLPILLPTSHALALQMILQLGVKPSWFNTCSTTIKKRPHLIPGTPSSQKDLRSYMIGLPPIGDTVVPEMLLKVLEPYRKEGCILDDERARLYATVVNKGYAARFAFAAAVFGETSEALFWLQLPRALNHLMRKLKRSPQKAPHLAFNSELEDTMLSRITSKGKSTPGTERRDSLQSEGQLRLMAFEQEELWETAAERITWHEKLEGEQAIQNRVHELVSVGNLEAAVSLLLSTSPESSYFYANALRAVALSSAVSRSLLELAVKVVAANMVRNDRSLSGTHLLCAVGRYQEACSQLQDAGCWTDAATLAATHLKGSDYARVLQRWADHVHHVEHNIWRALILYVAAGGLQEALAALREAQHPDTAAMFVLACREIYAEIITNLENSDDESGSSTNNVPDNLPGLSPENEDVRAVGEYFGQYQRKLVHLCMDSQPFNE